One window from the genome of Elaeis guineensis isolate ETL-2024a chromosome 5, EG11, whole genome shotgun sequence encodes:
- the LOC105044683 gene encoding uncharacterized protein: MEPQIPMGKESQEDTRKKTPDTPLPSLAAATAAFSNMHPLPSPAARVQNPTPPPNSSSVAEQTADQGNAGEPRKEGGEGAEQKGSKPPATGTTAVGPSSATAVAAAAAAAGAAAAGLVTDLQKKLLRAERFRMPVLLTEEEKRNSRAERFGTASTVHGTKNLGQLEEQKRKARAERFGLKAHSSVDEEAKKKARLERFAQNSKTGTTEEEKRKARAIRFSQASGASSQANVKANSELKTASVANT; encoded by the exons atGGAGCCTCAGATTCCGATGGGCAAGGAATCCCAGGAAGATACCCGCAAGAAAACCCCAGATACGCCTCTGCCTTCTCTGGCTGCGGCTACGGCGGCTTTCTCCAACATGCATCCTCTTCCTTCTCCCGCGGCGCGCGTCCAAAACCCTACTCCTCCCCCCAACTCGAGCTCCGTTGCGGAGCAGACCGCCGACCAGGGGAACGCCGGGGAGCCGCGCAAGGAAGGAGGGGAAGGGGCAGAGCAAAAGGGATCCAAGCCCCCGGCCACCGGGACGACCGCTGTGGGACCCTCCTCGGCGACGGCAGTTGCTGCGGCGGCCGCGGCGGCCGGCGCTGCAGCGGCCGGCTTGGTCACCGATCTCCAGAAGAAGCTTCTCCGAGCGGAACGCTTTCGGATGCCCGTGCtgctgaccgaggaggagaagcGCAACTCTCGAGCCGAGCG GTTTGGGACTGCGTCTACCGTGCATGGAACGAAGAATTTAGGACAACTGGAAGAGCAGAAAAGAAAGGCCCGGGCAGAGAG GTTTGGGCTTAAAGCACACTCCTCGGTTGATGAGGAGGCAAAGAAGAAGGCTCGGTTAGAGAGATTTGCTCAAAACTCGAAAACTGGGACcacagaagaagaaaaaagaaaggcaaGAGCAATCAG GTTTTCACAAGCATCTGGCGCCTCATCTCAAGCCAATGTCAAGGCCAACTCTGAACTG AAGACAGCATCTGTAGCTAACACCTGA